A region of the Gallaecimonas mangrovi genome:
CAAGCAGTAGCGGAAGAAAAATGCACCGCGCTCCATGGCGTGCCCACCATGTTTATCGCCCTGCTCGAAGATCCCCAGTTTGCCGACTATGACATTTCTAGCCTGCGTACCGGCGTGATGGCAGGCTCAAGCTGCCCGGAAACCTTGATGAAAAAAGTGATGGGGCCGCTGCATCTGCCAGAAATTCTCATTGGCTACGGGCAAACCGAGTCCAGCCCATTAACCACATTACCCGCCGCGACGACCCGGTCAGTAAACGCATTACCAGCGTTGGCCGCGCCAGTGCCCACCAGGAAGTCAAAATCGTTGATTACATGGGCCGCACCGTGCCACGGGGAGAAAGGGGGAGATCTGTAACCGCGGCTATGCGGTAATGCTGGGTTACTGGGACGATCCGGAAAAAACCAACGACACCATCGACAACTATGGTTGGCTGCATTCGGGGGATCTGGGCGTAATGGACAACGACGGTTACGTTGAAGTGGTGGGCCGATTAAAAGACATGATCATCCGCGGCGGTGAAAACATCTATCCGCGTGAAGTGGAAGCGTGTTTTTACCAGCACCCGGCGGTGCAAGATGTACAGGTGTTTGGCATTCCCGATGAGCGCTTCGGCGAAACCGTCTGCGCCTGGGTCCAGGTAAAACGCGGCCAACAGCTCGATGCCGACACCCTGATAAGCTTTGCCAAACCGCTGCTGGCCCACTTTAAAATTCCCCAGCACTTTCACTTTGTTGAAAACTACCCGATGACGGTGACCGGTAAGGTGCAGAAATTCAAAATGCGGGAAATGATGTTGACCGCTCTCAAAGATGCGGCAAAAAGTCGCTAACGGGCGCTCTGCATCATGGCGCTGTCACTTGGTGGTGATAAAGTAACGCTTTTGGCTGTTTTGGAAATTTTCATGCGTAAGTCTTTTCTGGCACTGGCCTTTTTAAGCCTCAGTGCCCATGCCGAGTTTTCTATTCCCGGCTTTGAACTCGTTCACACCGTACCGGTAGAAACCGACCTTGCCACCCCTGATCTGCGTGGGCCAACCGAGGTTTGGTGCCAGCTGTTCGATAGCGCAAAAAAAACCATCGATATCGCCCAGTTTTATGTGTCCGGCAAACCCGGCGAGCCACTGGAAACCGTCATTAACCACCTCAAAGCGGCCAGCGATCGCGGGGTGAAAATTCGTTTCCTGCTCGACAAGCATGGCCTTGGCATTTCTGAAAAGGCCACCGTTGCCAAACTCAAAGCCATTCCTAACCTCACCTTCAAACTCATTGACTACAGCAAAGTGGGCGGCGGCATTATCCACGCCAAATACTTTGTGGTAGATGGTAAGGAAGCCTACGTTGGCAGCCAGAACTTTGACTGGCGCTCCTTAAAAGAGATCCATGAAGCAGGCCTTAGAGTCACCGACACCAAGGTGGCCAAGCAAATGCAGGCCATTTTCAATGTTGACTGGCACGCCCAGCAGCTGATTGCTGAAGGTAAAAAAGTACCGGTACTAAACCACCAGGTAGTGCATGCCGACGAGTCACAAACCAGTTATCTGGTCGCCAGCCCCAATGCCTATAACCCGCCCGGCGTTGGTGATTCTGAAACTGAACTGCCAAAACTGCTGGCCAAGGCCAAAAAGGAAGTGCTGGTACAGGTAATGGAATATGCGCCGCTGTCTTACGCGCCGGGTATTCGCCCTTACTATGCAGTCATTGACGATGCCATTCGTGCTACCGCCCAGCGCGGCGTTAAAGTCAAAATGCTGGTGGCAGACTGGAATACCAAAGAGCCGGAGATAAGCTACCTAAAAAGCTTGGAAGTGCTGCCTAACGTTGAAATCAAGATTGTTAGCATTCCCGAGGCAAAAGAAGGCTTTATTCCCTATGCACGGGTGATCCACACCAAAGCCATGGACATCGACGACAAAATTGCCTGGGTTGGCACCAGCAACTGGGAAGGCGGTTACATGGATAACTCCCGTAACCTGGAAGTGGTGATGCAAGACCCGAAAATGGCCAAACGCATCGGCGAAAT
Encoded here:
- a CDS encoding AMP-binding enzyme gives rise to the protein MLGYWDDPEKTNDTIDNYGWLHSGDLGVMDNDGYVEVVGRLKDMIIRGGENIYPREVEACFYQHPAVQDVQVFGIPDERFGETVCAWVQVKRGQQLDADTLISFAKPLLAHFKIPQHFHFVENYPMTVTGKVQKFKMREMMLTALKDAAKSR
- a CDS encoding phospholipase D-like domain-containing protein codes for the protein MRKSFLALAFLSLSAHAEFSIPGFELVHTVPVETDLATPDLRGPTEVWCQLFDSAKKTIDIAQFYVSGKPGEPLETVINHLKAASDRGVKIRFLLDKHGLGISEKATVAKLKAIPNLTFKLIDYSKVGGGIIHAKYFVVDGKEAYVGSQNFDWRSLKEIHEAGLRVTDTKVAKQMQAIFNVDWHAQQLIAEGKKVPVLNHQVVHADESQTSYLVASPNAYNPPGVGDSETELPKLLAKAKKEVLVQVMEYAPLSYAPGIRPYYAVIDDAIRATAQRGVKVKMLVADWNTKEPEISYLKSLEVLPNVEIKIVSIPEAKEGFIPYARVIHTKAMDIDDKIAWVGTSNWEGGYMDNSRNLEVVMQDPKMAKRIGEMARQLWNSPYAKKLDINKTYPRPHPGSAK